aattcatttaacactttgatttacaacttggtaaaaacaaacttttaaacgattttttttttcattcgataattaaaacagaaaactattaatttccgaaacatatatatatatatatatatatatatatatatatatatatatatatatatatatataaattatattcaagccaattttaacaattaaaatcaagtgggattcgggccgaGGCCCGAAACtaggctgctgccgtttggcagcagccccgcggTTGCGCACGCGGCTgccgccgcgaggcagcagccgcgcgacagcggctggtcgcgccgtgaggcgcgacccgagccgctgtcgtatttatttttttttattttttttaaaaacatatatatatatatatatcagattttaaaacggttttaaaaaacgattttcagaaataggaaaagctacaatagatttccgttttatcttttagaattaataaaactaattttattaacctaactataaaactaatagattttgttataatgattatcaaccgaaataattaggaacatacgcataatctattttaattaacaattaactaaaatttatttatctttagaattaattaatcaaactatttgttaattaatcctaaccataaatatttattcaatcctattgaaaaacttctaaattttcatatatgaaataacggatttaacgatgactctgataccactgaaggaaaataaggctaaggtatagcagcggaaatataaaatttttagcctacttccttttaaccataggatccgttaatcgttatttcatataaagagggataagaagaaataccttttgaagaacaatctaccattgttaaagaagcgcccacaattcttctccgagttcccaagcacgaagtataacacggtgaggttaagttagaatcaaccgtatgagatgcaaccaaaatagattgcctctaattaaccaacacaagatcaaagaaaagggagatagatgaaattaatcgatcgatggaagccgtatgaattcttgtccacgaactaggggagtcgaattctctttctctctcttacttgcaatttcgaaaatcacaaaggggtAGTAtatggcttagtcgaaattcatgtagtaggggggtatatataataacttgtatctaaaccctagttagataggaataggttacttaatagaaattcaattcggaataggattcccaattattatcttataatatatctaatatatctaggataataataaataacctaattggataataataggagtatattaatctaattaaaactcctaacttaattatctcttaattaatttaattcacaaacctaatcaaattaggattaatggaattaaaataattccttatttattatatataaatttcggcccccctctatttaaatgggccttactgggctcaattgggcttccatctattaatgacatccatctctcttttggttccaagtcttatgtgtgatccattaggttcttactacttctggccgtatgcaactattaaattaatttcttcaagaattatatttaatccttgcataacggaatgatgtactgagtatgttattggcaagtctgtaatcattcccccagagtccgttaagaagacaggttgattctgtcgttaacccttccgtattagttacggtataattcgatcctttatcaactacatccttgaactgaatcttatgactatgggtgatgtcaagtcacatatagcgagacgttcgttttacttgtataggccgactcaactcaaatagataggttaagtgaaatttgtatttcttactcttaagctatcaccttgcaaggatttagagtcgagtcttccacaagcgatccttggatgtatctcccattaatcgggagtgataaatgctcaatccaatgtataactaccctgaaattacctcctgtgacacccaacctttgcagttcacaccccagagtcatctctgttaaggatcgtgggaccgcaggatcaaagtctcacattcagtaattcaggatgaccaattaacattcctttgagtctgaggattagttatacttattaataccaatgagatgaacatgtgacaaggatgaatctacccatcctgttatctcaaatcggatccccaatcctaatgaacgatatttcatcggatctatgtaactgtccagatatctatatatatgaagcttgtgagatcagctttctgtcggacagaagacattgttacatacaagtctcaaccgtgatatatcaatcctaaacatatcacttgacttggggtggttttaagtttattagtttattataaagttttgtctcacttcatgcttgtatgaacactttataatcactttaaacaaacttacggatttccttttattagactttatttagtgcttaaaagggattgcctttatatatagttataaaacatatatctcattaaaacaaatgatacaacaacaacaacaacaaagccttagtcccgaaatgattcggggtcggctaacatgaaccatcatataaaaccgtgaaaatcaagtcgtgtcagcgacacagattcgctccctccactccgtcctatccactaccatattttcctcaattcccaataaactcatatcactctcgatcaccctcctccaagtttgcttaggtcttcccctacccctcaccactacatccctttgccactcttcggttctcctaaccggcgcatcaagcgctctacgtctcacatggccaaaccaccttagtcggttttctctcattttattctcaatagatgtaacccctacttttgtcctaattatttcattacgcacccggtcctttctcgtgtgaccacacatccatctcaacatacgcatctccgccaccgacatcttatggatgtggcagtgtttcactgcccaacactctgtaccatataacaaatgatataaagaacaattcatttacattaagtttgtatcctgcaacaattgtctatagggcactaaaccccaacaaattAATCAAAAGTGTTCTCCAGAACATATGAACACTCTCAACACTGATCATATCGCCAGACTCATAAGCTTGTTTGATCTcgcatgcacatggtatctgatgagaggttctcaatacacaTCCACAACGCGCATTCACTTCATGGCTCAAACTTCTCATGCGAGctaactcaacattgatcagTTGCATGCAGTAGTGTGAGACTTTGCATACCAGGTAGTTAAAAGGGAATCCGGAGTAAGAGACTCCTTTACGAAGCCTggactgctcaagcatgtacctaATAAGAACATAAACATACTATCAGTTAACTGAGATTTACAAATACATGATAAGAATACAAACATGTTCCAATAGAACCTATTAAAAATACCTGATATGAGTTGCCTGGGCTTCTATCTGCTTATGAACCTTTTGCCATACCGTATCCAGTGATCCTGTGGatgtattgagccattgctttagactcgcatgttcgctctccacacGACAAGtggttgtgttgccaaaatgtaagaAATTTTTCGTCCATGCAACAaaaaacttctccttatgcaccaaccacgtctcctcaacgTACGAGATAAGAGTTTGGTACCTGCTCATCGAATCCTGCATCTTGCCCAGATTTTCCTCATACTCCGCAATGGATAAAGATTCAATTAATGTTCTCCAttttccattcttgaatttaccgGCAATTGATTTGTCTCCCATAATTCTGTACGCCCGATCTTCTACATCCTTGTTTATATGCCAGGTGCATAGCAAATGTGCTGTATGTGGGAAAACCTCCAGAATCGGTTTCAACAACCCCAACTCCCTATCACTGACGATAACAGTCGGGTTGAgatcaaacccaatcaaaacCCTCAGCCGCTGCAGGACCCAACGGTAACTTCCTTCAGTCTCATCTTTAATGATGGCATATGCGATCTTGAAATTGTTATTGCAAGGCGTCATCCCAATAATTTCAACAaatggcattttgtacttgttggttttgtatgtggaatcaatgccgatgtaccagtgataagtcctgaataaatctactgattctggatgtgccataaacacatgTGTAATGACGCTGGAATCACCCTCAGTTTGCGTATAATGAGCATACTTGTTCTCGAGAGCGATATGATAGAACTGACTAGCCaagtctctaccttcaaacccATCCTTCCTCATCTTATCTCTATAGttgtaaacatgtttaattgttGGGTGGTCTTCAGGATGCTTTTCTTTAAcggctgctaaaatagcacaaggctttgcttgagccgaaCTCATATCACGAACGATTAatttagatgcgatactgagtccgctcatctaccgacttccctctggatacacacGTAACGAATGATTGTGCTGACCAGTTAAtccagccttagcctttatcccccaaCCAGTAAGGTCTGAccgttgataggctttaatctcaaatttacacctgcacgctttagttttcGTTTTTCGTATTAACCCTACGTCATCTGTTTTCCCTCTGtagcgttcaccccgtgaacatctcAATTGCTTTTGCTTTCCACCATTTTTATGCGAAGATATTGTAATCTCAAACCCAATTCGAATAGCTACCTGTTTTGCCCAAGTAACAGCATCTTCACACGAAGGGAAAACGGTGTCCGTTATAAAACGAGAACTGTAATCAATGCCGTCCGGTTGCCAATCTTCTAACGGTTcctgaatataaaaaaaatgcataatatgtattaacaatacgcacaaaaatattaaaaaatggcATTCGGTTGCATAATAGGTATTAACAATACatgcaaaaatttaaaaatataaatttagggcTTAGTCGggttaaaaattacaattacgAGCTTGTTCGGGCCTCGTATAGGCTAAACGGACAGGTTGCCCCGTTAAAATGCAAAAAATTGGGCAAATTATGCCTAAAGGGGCAGCCTGCCCATTCCACCATAGGTCGGAACGGGCAGGTCACGCCGCTCGTCCGACGGCGGAACGAGCGGCATGCGCCGCTCGTTCCGCAGGCCGAACGGGCAGCGCGCTCTGCTCGTTCGGCTGGTGGAACGAGCGGCGCATGCCACTCGTTTCGTAGGCCGAACGAGCGGCGCATGCCGCTCGTCCGCACGGCCGAACGGGCAGTTCGTCCGTTCGGCCGTGCGGACGAGCAGCATCCGGCGCCCGTTTAGGCTAaatccaattaaaaaaaaattaaaatttaataaacgaaattttaatttaaatttatatcgtaggattacctcgtgtacgaaatcatggtcttcgggaaTGCTCGGGTCCATTTTTGTCCAATTAGTgtttttaggcttgggagagaaagagaggaaaaaaaaattttgatttttgagtttaaattataAGGAGGGCATAATTGTCAAAATAGTACGGTGGTTGGAAAAAATATtacggtatatagcaatacccctTAGATAACTAAGAATCGCCCGACTATCCTAGTCTACAAATTCCACTCCGCTCTAAAAAGGCGGATGCTCCATTGGAAAATTGAAACCATGAAGACCACGTCTTTACTGAAACGGTGAATCCACTCCTCCTAATCTGAAATTGGGCATGCTAGAATTGTATTATACAGCCCATGTGTTCGATCAATTTACCCAATGGTAGAAAACCACTGGAACTCGAAATTATCTCGCTATCGGGAAATGCCACTGCTCCGAGCAGTGGCTTACTTACCCATCACCAAAGTTCTCTTTGGTAACTCTTCCATCCTATATGAATATCACGAAGCTATCTAAACTCATTTGGTAGCCATTGATTAGTTTCGTGGACCGTATAGGTTTAGCATCCAAATCCAAGTCTCCAACACCTGGTTGATTTGCTGTATGCTCAAAGTCAAACACCATTTTTCATCCCGCCCAAAAAAGGCCAATACTTTATCTACCTCTGTTGACTTGTACCTATAGCTGTGAACTATGAGTATTGATGTCAACGAGGGTGGATCAATGGAAAAAATTTGGCATGAAGCgaactatttcttttttttaataatcaaaTATTGCGGCCGGCTGATTTTCGGACTAAAGCACGCAGCACACTTGTGTGACACTATCTGTATCCTCTTTCTCCGCTATTTCCTTGTCTTTGATTGTTTAACCATTCATTTTCTGTCAATTAGTTTGCAGAAGGGAGAATTATGGCTGCGACTTTCGTAGGAGGCTCAGTTCTTTCTGCTTTTCTTCAGGTTTTGTTCGATAGAGTGGCTTCTCGCGAGGTTTTGGACTTCTTCAGTAGTCAAAAGCTCAATGATGGACTCCTTATGAAGCTCAAGACTATAATGATATCTGTGAATGGCCTGCTTGATGATGCTGAGGAGAAGCAGATTACTAAGTTGAGTGTGAATGCGTGGCTTGATGAACTCAAAGATGCTCTTTACGAGGCGGATGACCTGTTGGATGAGATTGTTTATGAAGCTCATCGATCAAAGTTGGAAGCTTCAACTCAAACTGTCACATATCAGGTGCGGAACTTTTTCTCTTTTCGTGATCGATTTAGCAAGGACATGGAGGTTAATATAGAGAACATTCTTGATAGACTTGAGTATCTTGTAAACCAAAGGGATGCTCTTGGTCTGAATTTGAAAGAAGGTCTAGGAGAAAAACCATCAATACAGAAGATACAAACAACTTCTGTAGCGGATGAATATGGTTTTTATGGTAGGGATGGTGATAAAGGGACCTTGATTGAGTTGCTATTATCTGAAAATGCAAATGGCAATGCTGCTTTATGTGTGATTCCAATTGTGGGTATGAGTGGCATTGGTAAAACTACCCTTGCTCAGCATATTTATAATGATAGTAGAGTGCAAGATTGGTTTGATCTTACAGCATGGGTTTGTGTTTCAGAAGATTTCAATGTTTTCAATATAACAAAAGATATTTTTGAAGAGATAACTTCAAAAACTTCTGAAGCCAACACTTTGAATAAGCTTCAAGTTGAGCTAAAAGTAAGATTGAAGGGGAAaaagttattacttgttttAGATGATGTGTGGAATGATAAGTATGATGATTGGGACATGTTACAGAGACCTTTGAGAGCTGCTGCTCGAGGAAGTAAGATAGTCATAACCACTCGTAACCAAAGTGTGGCATTGGTTACCAGGACAGTTCCAACTCACCATTTAAAGGAATTAACCGATGAGGACTGTTGGTTTTTGTTTGCAGAACGTGCTTTCAACAATGGAAATTCTGGCTCACGTTCAAACATGGAAGAAATTGGTAAAAAGATAGTGAGAAAATGCAAAGGTCTACCTTTGGCTGCAAAAGCACTAGGGGGTCTCTTGCGATCCAGAGGAAATGCCAAGGAATGGGAAAAGGTGTTGGAGAGTAGTATATGGGATTTATCAAATGATAACATTCTTCCAGCTCTAAGATTGAGCTACCATTGTCTCCCATCTCATCTGAAGCGTTGTTTTGCTTATTGTGCAATATTTCCCAAGGATTATCACATTCGAAAGGAGAAATTAATTTGTTTGTGGATGGCAGAGGGTTTTTTAGGCCAACCAAAAGGAAATAAGGATTTGATGGAAGTTGGTGAGGAGTACTTTGATGATCTAGTGTCAAGGTCTTTCTTTCAGAAATCAAATCGTATTTATCAGTATTTTGTCATGCATGATCTCATAAATGACATGGCAAAGTTTGTGTTTGGCGAATTTTGTCATAGATTAGAGGATGATAAGAAGTGCAAGATCACCAACAGAACTCGTCATTTATCATACTTAAGGACTAGTTATGATGCCCTGGAAAGATTTGAGGCGGTCTATAATGCTAAGTTGTTACGTGCATTCATACCTGTAAGTTTGTTACGCTATTGGGTTCATGCAGGCATCGAAGAAATCGACAGTAAAGTAGTACATGATTTGTTGCCAGTGCTTAGACGTCTACGAGTTCTATCCCTGTCACATTATGGTAATATAGTTGCAATACCAGATTCAATTGGTGAACTTAAGCATTTACGATATTTAAGTTTTACTGACACACCAATTAGAAGGCTACCTGAATCTATAACTAGTTTGTACAACTTGCaaactttaattttgaaaaggtGCAAGTACCTAGTTGAATTGCCAGCTGACATTGTGAAGTTAATCAACTTGTGTTATCTTGATATTACAAACACACGCTTGAAAGACATGCCACTTCGCTTGGGGAATCTAACAAAGCTATGGAAGTTAACTGATTTTGTTCTGGGGAGCCAAACTGGTTCTGGCATTACAGAGTTGGGGGAGCTTCAACATTTGAGGGGAAAGCTTCGATTTTGGAATCTACAGAATTTGGTGGATGCTAGAGATGCTTTGCAAGCCAACTTGAAGGGTAAAAAACACCTTGAAGAGCTGCAGTTTAGATGGGATGGTGACACTAATAATTCGATGCATGACAGAGATGTTCTCGAGCAATTAAAGCCGCACAGCAACATAGGGAGTCTTCTAATTGTTGGTTATGGGGGTACAAGGTTTCCTGATTGGTTAGGAGATTCTACTTTCTTGAATATTGTATCATTAAAACTTAGTGGTTGTAAATATTGCTCTGTATTACCGCCACTTGGGCAGTTGGTGTCTCTAAAAGTGCTAATGATCAGAGAATTTGATGCTGTTGTAGTGGTTGGTTCTGAGTTCTATGGCAATTGCAAGAACGCCAAAAAGCCATTTGCATCCCTTGAAATTTTAAGGTTTGAGAGGATGCCACAGTGGCAGGAGTGGATTCCTTGTGGTGATGATGAAGCTTTCCCTTGCCTTCAAAAGCTCTCGATCAAAAAATGTCCCAACTTCACTCATACCGTACCCAGTTATCTTCCTTCTTTAACAACACTGGAGATTGAGGGATGCCAGAAACTTCAAACTTCACTTCCAAGGGCTCCAATAATTGTTTCAATTAAGTTAGTCGATGAGTCTCGTCATTTGTG
The sequence above is drawn from the Euphorbia lathyris chromosome 6, ddEupLath1.1, whole genome shotgun sequence genome and encodes:
- the LOC136234073 gene encoding putative disease resistance RPP13-like protein 1 isoform X1 translates to MAATFVGGSVLSAFLQVLFDRVASREVLDFFSSQKLNDGLLMKLKTIMISVNGLLDDAEEKQITKLSVNAWLDELKDALYEADDLLDEIVYEAHRSKLEASTQTVTYQVRNFFSFRDRFSKDMEVNIENILDRLEYLVNQRDALGLNLKEGLGEKPSIQKIQTTSVADEYGFYGRDGDKGTLIELLLSENANGNAALCVIPIVGMSGIGKTTLAQHIYNDSRVQDWFDLTAWVCVSEDFNVFNITKDIFEEITSKTSEANTLNKLQVELKVRLKGKKLLLVLDDVWNDKYDDWDMLQRPLRAAARGSKIVITTRNQSVALVTRTVPTHHLKELTDEDCWFLFAERAFNNGNSGSRSNMEEIGKKIVRKCKGLPLAAKALGGLLRSRGNAKEWEKVLESSIWDLSNDNILPALRLSYHCLPSHLKRCFAYCAIFPKDYHIRKEKLICLWMAEGFLGQPKGNKDLMEVGEEYFDDLVSRSFFQKSNRIYQYFVMHDLINDMAKFVFGEFCHRLEDDKKCKITNRTRHLSYLRTSYDALERFEAVYNAKLLRAFIPVSLLRYWVHAGIEEIDSKVVHDLLPVLRRLRVLSLSHYGNIVAIPDSIGELKHLRYLSFTDTPIRRLPESITSLYNLQTLILKRCKYLVELPADIVKLINLCYLDITNTRLKDMPLRLGNLTKLWKLTDFVLGSQTGSGITELGELQHLRGKLRFWNLQNLVDARDALQANLKGKKHLEELQFRWDGDTNNSMHDRDVLEQLKPHSNIGSLLIVGYGGTRFPDWLGDSTFLNIVSLKLSGCKYCSVLPPLGQLVSLKVLMIREFDAVVVVGSEFYGNCKNAKKPFASLEILRFERMPQWQEWIPCGDDEAFPCLQKLSIKKCPNFTHTVPSYLPSLTTLEIEGCQKLQTSLPRAPIIVSIKLVDESRHLWFGKVTSGLQRLKVEKFKILPPDSVHSLASLLTEIAGPSVTFDEIIIRNCHSFKCFPLELFPKLKTLSIKGCPNMESLSESGLGGEFLYLSSLEIIDCPSLVYLPRGGLDAANLTRLQFRDCFNLKSLPESMHLLLPSLVDLRLFHCEELVSFPVGGLPLKLQVLWIHFCNKLISNCNQWDLQKLSSLSEFLIGTIMDMESFPEEKLLPSSLTSLTISSYKNLKSLNYNGLQCLISLRELTIKNCPSLTELPQLLPSLVKLVIFNCQELGSFPAGGLPSNLESLVVQRCRKLIACRLQWGLERLPSLSNLTIGKDENVESFPEEMLLPCTLTSLKIKEFKNLSSLNYRGIQHLSSLRKLKIKKCSKLQSLPPEGLPSSLTSLIISGCSTLRERCQRGEGEDWPKISHIPSIEINGVSINEIND
- the LOC136234073 gene encoding putative disease resistance RPP13-like protein 1 isoform X2, whose translation is MKLKTIMISVNGLLDDAEEKQITKLSVNAWLDELKDALYEADDLLDEIVYEAHRSKLEASTQTVTYQVRNFFSFRDRFSKDMEVNIENILDRLEYLVNQRDALGLNLKEGLGEKPSIQKIQTTSVADEYGFYGRDGDKGTLIELLLSENANGNAALCVIPIVGMSGIGKTTLAQHIYNDSRVQDWFDLTAWVCVSEDFNVFNITKDIFEEITSKTSEANTLNKLQVELKVRLKGKKLLLVLDDVWNDKYDDWDMLQRPLRAAARGSKIVITTRNQSVALVTRTVPTHHLKELTDEDCWFLFAERAFNNGNSGSRSNMEEIGKKIVRKCKGLPLAAKALGGLLRSRGNAKEWEKVLESSIWDLSNDNILPALRLSYHCLPSHLKRCFAYCAIFPKDYHIRKEKLICLWMAEGFLGQPKGNKDLMEVGEEYFDDLVSRSFFQKSNRIYQYFVMHDLINDMAKFVFGEFCHRLEDDKKCKITNRTRHLSYLRTSYDALERFEAVYNAKLLRAFIPVSLLRYWVHAGIEEIDSKVVHDLLPVLRRLRVLSLSHYGNIVAIPDSIGELKHLRYLSFTDTPIRRLPESITSLYNLQTLILKRCKYLVELPADIVKLINLCYLDITNTRLKDMPLRLGNLTKLWKLTDFVLGSQTGSGITELGELQHLRGKLRFWNLQNLVDARDALQANLKGKKHLEELQFRWDGDTNNSMHDRDVLEQLKPHSNIGSLLIVGYGGTRFPDWLGDSTFLNIVSLKLSGCKYCSVLPPLGQLVSLKVLMIREFDAVVVVGSEFYGNCKNAKKPFASLEILRFERMPQWQEWIPCGDDEAFPCLQKLSIKKCPNFTHTVPSYLPSLTTLEIEGCQKLQTSLPRAPIIVSIKLVDESRHLWFGKVTSGLQRLKVEKFKILPPDSVHSLASLLTEIAGPSVTFDEIIIRNCHSFKCFPLELFPKLKTLSIKGCPNMESLSESGLGGEFLYLSSLEIIDCPSLVYLPRGGLDAANLTRLQFRDCFNLKSLPESMHLLLPSLVDLRLFHCEELVSFPVGGLPLKLQVLWIHFCNKLISNCNQWDLQKLSSLSEFLIGTIMDMESFPEEKLLPSSLTSLTISSYKNLKSLNYNGLQCLISLRELTIKNCPSLTELPQLLPSLVKLVIFNCQELGSFPAGGLPSNLESLVVQRCRKLIACRLQWGLERLPSLSNLTIGKDENVESFPEEMLLPCTLTSLKIKEFKNLSSLNYRGIQHLSSLRKLKIKKCSKLQSLPPEGLPSSLTSLIISGCSTLRERCQRGEGEDWPKISHIPSIEINGVSINEIND